In a single window of the Bufo bufo chromosome 5, aBufBuf1.1, whole genome shotgun sequence genome:
- the LOC121002548 gene encoding uncharacterized protein LOC121002548, translating into MSAPVMTVEEMLERLRREAEVRGPGWLQEQLDSGPGTVDRPSPSFSGRSTRRCDEVRVPRTALVVDEYQRRSREDLSSVEEGPLAVVEAAVSSRCPASVVQRVVQAVQEEQPSTSRSYDGAVSVRQESGSTAAGVTAPVVPGRMMAALVWILGHSYVFWGAIRADVRPSGRQLGVSPELATVMWLGVRAGARAYIALTKLLFLLVEIKLKGRLQNNAALEKKQNSSPQY; encoded by the exons ATGTCGGCGCCTGTGATGACAGTGGAGGAGATGTTAGAGAGGCTGAGGAGAGAAGCGGAGGTgcgggggcctggctggctgcaggagcag CTGGATTCGGGACCAGGAACGGTGGACCGGCCCAGTCCCTCCTTCAGCGGGCGGTCCACTCGGCGGTGTGATGAGGTCCGGGTTCCTCGGACTGCGCTGGTGGTGGACGAATACCAGCGCAGGTCCAGAGAAGATTTGAGCAGCGTGGAAGAAGGTCCCCTTGCGGTGGTGGAGGCCGCGGTCTCGTCCCGGTGTCCGGCCAGTGTGGTGCAGAGGGTCGTGCAAGCGGTCCAGGAGGAGCAGCCGTCGACGTCCAGGAGCTATGATGGTGCGGTGTCCGTGCGGCAGGAGTCAGGATctacggcagcgggagtcacagcgcccgtggtgcctg GTCGAATGATGGCGGCGTTGGTGTGGATTTTGGGGCACtcctatgtgttctggggtgcgatTAGAGCGGATGTGAGGCCGAGTGGGCGGCAGTTGGGTGTGAGTCCGGAGTTGGCTACGGTTATGTGGTTAGGCgtcagag CTGGTGCCCGTG CGTATATAGCACTCACT aaattactgtttctcctTGTGGAGATCAAGCTGAAAGGAAGACTTCAGAACAATGCTGCATTGGAAAAAAAGCAAAATAGCTCTCCTCAGTATTGA